The Coleofasciculus chthonoplastes PCC 7420 genome includes a region encoding these proteins:
- a CDS encoding tetratricopeptide repeat protein has translation MSDKKPKENPLKRILLVFSMVAFLGSTGYGLFGLYSNALQQPQTTATSEEASVDQQLAAKERGYELVLEREPENRVALEGLVEIRLQMQDTQAAIAPLQKLVELHPQEAGYKVQLEQLQQQVREESEGSGERDR, from the coding sequence ATGTCGGATAAGAAACCCAAGGAAAATCCCCTCAAACGAATTCTTCTTGTCTTCTCAATGGTAGCCTTTCTGGGTTCTACGGGCTATGGGCTATTTGGTCTATATAGTAATGCCTTACAGCAACCGCAAACGACGGCTACCTCGGAAGAAGCGTCGGTTGATCAACAGCTAGCGGCTAAGGAACGGGGGTATGAGTTGGTTTTAGAACGGGAACCGGAGAATCGGGTGGCGCTGGAAGGCTTGGTGGAGATACGGTTACAGATGCAGGATACTCAAGCTGCGATCGCGCCGTTGCAGAAGTTGGTTGAGTTGCATCCTCAGGAGGCAGGGTATAAGGTACAGTTGGAGCAGTTGCAGCAGCAGGTGAGAGAAGAGAGTGAGGGGAGTGGAGAGCGCGATCGCTAA
- a CDS encoding class I SAM-dependent methyltransferase, with translation MDKRTSKSDLDCLIPPEIKNDNFYVAIQQIVREEDIKTILEIGSSSGEGSTEAFVQGIRDNPNQPNLFCLEVSKPRFAALKNRYANNAFVKCYNLSSISLEQFPDEKDIVDFYNTKKTALNNYPIERVLGWLQQDVEYIRTARIQEKGINKIKQENNIDIFDIVLIDGSEFTGNIELNEIYGAKYIFLDDINSYKNHKSFHRLIEDYNYTFIGGSFQIRNGYAIFKKTTVHPISYTTIQSTVEAIEGFMIPGQEAYLFNKVKSLPDDAVIVEIGSYKGRSTVAMAMACIGTKRKIYCIDTWDGNDSDFSDRKFFEIWQQNIKKNGVDQYVVPVQGFSHQILKRWHELTNTREVDFIFIDGSHQYLDLLQDFQLSFPLVRNGGWIAFYDVIHTWPGSEKVWHKIAKYYLVSHEYSSSLACGKKDNSLVIASFQLPIHFFTIVLNGEPFIRYHIEVFKQLPFPWHWHIVEGVADLKHDTAWSSALGGHISDEIHRNGYSKDGTTDYLDELAREYPDNVTVYRKPEGIFWDGKLEMVNAPLANIHEECLLWQIDVDELWTVEQLCTGRHLFISNPEKTAGFYWCWYFVGENLVISTRNCYAQNPQQDWLRTWIFKPGMMWAAHEPPVLIEPLPDNQWRNVAEINPFLHEETEEQGLVFQHFAYTTSAQLQFKEQYYGYKNAVSRWTALQEQAKFPVLLRQYFPWVQDGTMVDTAESCGITPIARKKQDGKAWKFEQVEQLQQLVKIKPVIVIDGVFFQIYKTGIARVWKSLLNEWAGSDFAKHITVLDRARTAPEIPGIRYRLIPPYDYQSTDADREMLQQVCDQEGADLFISTYYTTPLSTPSVFMAYDMIPEVLGWDMNNPMWQEKHRAIQQASAYLAISENTARDLIRFFPEISSELVIVAACGVQSSFYPANLEEVNSFRTKYGISKPYFILVGTGGGYKNTILFFQAFAQLYSKQGFDIVCTGSGSLLSPEFRAYSSGSVVHTLQLSDQELRAAYSGAVSLVYPSKYEGFGLPILEAMACGCPVITCANASIPEVAGEAALYVNDTDSNELTNALCDVQKPDVRNSLIAAGLAQAKTFSWSKMAEIVSTALVDATLLPLNLRDINLIIFPDWSQSEESLGIELERVIRAIAIHPDRSYITLLIDTSNISEEEANLFLSGVAMNLLMQEDLDVTEGAELSLVGHFGEMQWKSLLPHLHARIILENENQEAIAQANVEALQTYQLNRFSDGEVGSFFLS, from the coding sequence ATGGATAAAAGAACTTCAAAATCTGATCTTGACTGTCTTATTCCTCCAGAAATTAAAAATGATAATTTTTATGTGGCGATTCAACAAATTGTTCGCGAAGAAGACATTAAAACAATTTTAGAGATAGGCTCATCTTCAGGTGAAGGAAGCACTGAAGCTTTTGTTCAAGGAATTCGCGATAATCCCAACCAACCCAATCTGTTTTGCTTGGAGGTTTCAAAACCTCGCTTTGCCGCACTTAAAAATAGGTATGCTAATAATGCTTTTGTCAAGTGTTATAATCTTTCATCTATTTCTCTAGAGCAGTTTCCAGATGAAAAGGATATTGTTGATTTTTACAATACTAAAAAAACAGCTCTAAACAATTATCCCATTGAACGGGTGTTAGGTTGGTTACAACAGGATGTTGAATATATAAGAACAGCTAGAATTCAAGAAAAGGGAATTAACAAAATAAAGCAAGAAAATAATATTGACATTTTTGATATTGTTTTAATTGATGGATCAGAGTTCACTGGCAATATAGAACTTAATGAGATTTATGGAGCAAAATATATCTTCCTAGATGATATTAATTCCTATAAAAATCATAAGAGTTTTCATCGGCTAATTGAGGATTATAACTATACTTTTATAGGTGGCAGCTTTCAAATACGGAATGGCTATGCCATTTTCAAAAAAACGACTGTACATCCAATAAGTTACACAACTATTCAGTCAACCGTTGAAGCAATTGAAGGCTTCATGATACCTGGGCAAGAAGCCTATCTTTTTAATAAAGTAAAATCCTTACCAGACGATGCAGTTATAGTAGAAATCGGTTCCTATAAAGGTCGATCAACGGTTGCTATGGCTATGGCTTGCATAGGAACAAAGCGGAAAATCTATTGTATTGATACCTGGGATGGCAACGATAGTGACTTTTCCGATAGAAAATTTTTTGAAATTTGGCAACAAAACATCAAAAAAAATGGTGTTGATCAGTATGTAGTTCCAGTTCAGGGTTTTTCTCATCAAATTTTAAAACGTTGGCACGAACTAACCAATACGAGGGAAGTTGATTTTATTTTTATTGATGGTTCTCACCAATATTTAGATCTTTTACAAGATTTCCAATTGTCGTTTCCTCTTGTCAGAAATGGAGGATGGATAGCATTTTATGACGTTATACATACATGGCCCGGTTCAGAAAAGGTTTGGCACAAAATTGCGAAATATTACCTTGTTTCTCATGAATATTCATCGAGTCTTGCTTGTGGAAAAAAAGATAATAGTTTAGTTATTGCTTCATTTCAATTGCCCATTCATTTCTTCACAATTGTCCTCAACGGTGAACCATTTATCCGTTATCACATTGAAGTCTTCAAACAATTGCCTTTCCCATGGCATTGGCATATTGTTGAGGGTGTAGCGGACTTGAAACATGATACGGCTTGGAGTTCTGCGCTAGGTGGACATATCAGTGATGAAATTCATCGGAATGGATACAGTAAGGATGGCACGACAGACTATCTAGATGAACTGGCACGGGAATATCCTGATAACGTTACAGTGTATCGGAAACCAGAAGGTATTTTCTGGGATGGCAAGCTGGAAATGGTGAATGCGCCACTAGCAAATATTCATGAGGAATGTTTACTTTGGCAGATAGATGTCGATGAATTGTGGACAGTTGAGCAACTTTGTACTGGACGACATCTATTCATCAGCAATCCTGAGAAAACAGCCGGGTTTTACTGGTGCTGGTATTTTGTCGGCGAAAATCTGGTTATTAGTACTCGTAACTGTTATGCTCAGAATCCTCAACAAGATTGGTTGCGTACTTGGATATTTAAACCGGGAATGATGTGGGCAGCCCATGAACCTCCGGTATTGATAGAACCTCTACCAGATAACCAATGGCGCAATGTAGCAGAAATTAATCCGTTTTTACACGAAGAAACTGAAGAACAAGGATTAGTTTTTCAGCATTTTGCCTATACCACTTCTGCTCAATTGCAATTTAAGGAACAATACTACGGTTATAAGAATGCTGTTTCCCGATGGACAGCATTGCAGGAGCAGGCTAAGTTTCCAGTCTTATTGCGTCAGTATTTTCCCTGGGTTCAAGATGGAACCATGGTTGATACGGCTGAGTCGTGTGGTATTACACCGATTGCTCGGAAAAAACAAGATGGCAAGGCGTGGAAGTTTGAACAGGTAGAGCAATTACAACAACTTGTAAAAATTAAACCAGTAATTGTAATAGATGGTGTATTTTTTCAGATTTACAAAACTGGAATAGCTCGGGTTTGGAAATCCTTACTCAATGAATGGGCAGGAAGTGATTTTGCAAAGCATATTACTGTTCTTGATCGAGCTAGAACCGCCCCCGAAATTCCTGGTATTCGTTATCGTCTTATACCCCCTTATGACTACCAAAGTACAGATGCCGATCGCGAAATGCTCCAGCAAGTCTGTGATCAGGAAGGCGCTGATTTATTTATTTCTACTTACTATACGACACCCCTGTCAACGCCATCTGTGTTCATGGCGTATGACATGATTCCAGAAGTGCTGGGATGGGATATGAATAATCCCATGTGGCAAGAAAAGCATCGTGCGATTCAACAGGCGTCTGCTTACCTGGCTATTTCAGAAAATACGGCGCGTGATTTGATAAGGTTTTTCCCTGAGATATCTTCAGAATTGGTAATAGTGGCTGCTTGTGGAGTTCAAAGCAGCTTTTATCCAGCGAATTTGGAGGAGGTGAATAGTTTTCGCACGAAATATGGCATCTCAAAGCCTTATTTTATTCTCGTAGGTACTGGAGGCGGTTATAAGAATACAATTCTATTTTTCCAAGCTTTTGCTCAACTGTATAGTAAACAGGGTTTTGATATTGTCTGCACGGGTAGCGGTTCCCTGCTTTCTCCAGAGTTCAGAGCCTATTCGTCTGGGAGTGTTGTCCATACACTGCAACTTAGTGATCAGGAATTGAGAGCCGCTTATTCTGGTGCAGTTTCATTAGTTTATCCATCGAAGTATGAAGGGTTTGGATTGCCAATTTTGGAAGCAATGGCTTGTGGTTGTCCAGTGATAACTTGTGCTAATGCATCTATTCCTGAAGTGGCTGGGGAAGCGGCATTATATGTGAATGACACTGATAGTAATGAACTAACGAATGCGCTTTGTGATGTGCAAAAACCCGATGTTCGCAACTCGCTAATTGCGGCGGGTTTGGCACAAGCCAAAACGTTCTCATGGTCAAAAATGGCGGAAATCGTTAGTACAGCTTTGGTTGATGCTACCCTCTTGCCTTTAAATTTGAGAGATATTAATTTAATTATCTTCCCAGATTGGTCTCAATCTGAAGAGTCACTAGGGATAGAATTAGAACGAGTGATTAGAGCGATCGCGATTCACCCGGATAGAAGTTATATTACGTTGCTGATAGACACCAGTAATATTTCTGAGGAGGAGGCTAATCTCTTTTTGTCCGGTGTCGCCATGAATCTGCTCATGCAGGAAGATTTGGATGTTACCGAGGGAGCAGAACTATCTCTCGTGGGACATTTTGGTGAAATGCAGTGGAAATCTCTCTTGCCTCATCTCCACGCTCGTATTATCTTAGAGAATGAAAATCAAGAGGCGATCGCACAAGCCAACGTGGAAGCCTTGCAAACTTATCAACTAAACCGATTCAGTGATGGAGAAGTTGGCAGTTTTTTTTTAAGTTGA